The following proteins are encoded in a genomic region of Populus trichocarpa isolate Nisqually-1 chromosome 13, P.trichocarpa_v4.1, whole genome shotgun sequence:
- the LOC7465213 gene encoding uncharacterized protein LOC7465213 isoform X2 has protein sequence MSAMGGGGGADAQYVNAKTSVWWDIENCAVPRGCDPHAIAQNISSALVEMNYRGPVSVSAYGDTHGINSTVQQALSSTGIVLNHVPAGVKDASDKKILVDMLFWAVDNPAPANYLLISGDRDFSNALHQLRMRRYNILLAQPQTASAALVAAAKSVWLWTSLLAGGQPLPEVELQQLRSKNYTSTPNTTQIPSSDTAQIKEPVDSYSEKPYVANQKSPSTSRHPRGRANATLRNPSQTNASKTTNTPFYPSAPPPIPARPNGTSSTSAPSTRVPAFDSLNNFGHPASSSPQPRNPELKHDSKNKPDSKKNKKSKGENSKGSGEGKGPELIQNKKNPEGENSKGSGEGKGPELKHDLQKEPGSSNKKKPGGENSKGSCEGKGPELEHDPRKKPEGENKKKQDGKNSKGSGAGKGPELSQNKKNPEGENSKGSGEGKGPQLKHDLQKEPGISNKKKPGGENSKGSCEGKGPELEHDPQKKPEGENKKKQDGKDSKGFCAGKGPELSLNKKNPEGENSKGSGEGKGPELEHDPQKKPRSRNRKKPRSRNKKKPEGEDSKGSGEGKGPELKHDPQKEPGSSNKMKPGGENSKGSCEGEGPELKHDPQKKPEGENKKQEGENSRGSCEGKGPELKHDPHKKPEGENKKKQEGENSGGSCEGKGPELKHDPDKKPEGENKKVARARKGVSLKKSVVTRSKRRVSLTKLDKGKKNPLCCESRRGMTAS, from the exons ATGTCAGCCAtgggcggaggaggaggagcagacGCACAGTATGTGAATGCCAAGACATCAGTTTGGTGGGACATAGAGAACTGCGCCGTACCGAGAGGCTGTGACCCTCATGCCATAGCACAAAACATAAGCTCAGCTCTTGTCGAGATGAATTATCGTGGTCCTGTCTCTGTTTCCGCTTATGGTGACACTCATGGTATCAACTCAACTGTTCAACAGGCTCTTTCTAGTACTGGGATTGTCCTCAATCATGTCCCTGCAG GTGTTAAAGATGCAAGTGACAAGAAGATTCTTGTTGATATGTTGTTCTGGGCGGTGGACAATCCTGCGCCAGCAAATTACTTGTTGATTTCTGGTGATCGAGACTTCTCCAACGCTCTTCATCAGTTGAGAATGAGGAGATACAATATTCTCCTAGCACAGCCCCAGACAGCATCCGCAGCCCTTGTTGCGGCTGCAAAGAGTGTATGGCTTTGGACGAGTCTCTTGGCTGGAGGACAGCCACTCCCTGAAGTTGAATTACAACAACTCCGTAGCAAAAACTACACGTCCACTCCAAACACGACACAGATTCCATCGTCCGATACCGCTCAAATAAAGGAACCAGTAGATTCCTATTCTGAGAAACCGTATGTGGCAAATCAGAAGTCTCCTTCCACATCAAGGCATCCTAGAGGGAGAGCGAACGCAACCCTAAGAAACCCGAGTCAAACAAATGcatcaaaaacaacaaacacGCCTTTTTACCCCAGTGCTCCTCCTCCAATTCCTGCCAGACCCAACGGAACTAGCTCCACCTCTGCACCATCTACAAGAGTGCCTGCTTTTGATAGTTTGAACAATTTTGGACACCCTGCCAGCTCTAGCCCTCAACCACGAAATCCAGAGCTAAAGCATGATTCCAAGAATAAACcagacagtaaaaaaaataagaaatcaaaaggtgAAAACTCAAAAGGGTCTGGTGAAGGAAAAGGACCAGAGCTaattcaaaacaagaagaatCCAGAGGGTGAAAACTCGAAAGGGTCTGGTGAAGGAAAAGGACCAGAGCTAAAACATGATCTCCAGAAGGAACCAGGCagttcaaacaagaagaaaccAGGGGGTGAAAACTCAAAAGGGTCTTGTGAAGGAAAAGGACCAGAGCTTGAACATGATCCCCGGAAGAAACCAGAGGgtgaaaacaagaagaaacaagACGGCAAAAACTCAAAAGGGTCTGGTGCAGGAAAAGGACCAGAGCTAAGTCAAAACAAGAAGAATCCAGAGGGTGAAAACTCAAAAGGGTCTGGTGAAGGAAAAGGACCACAGCTAAAACATGATCTCCAGAAGGAACCAGGCatttcaaacaagaagaaaccAGGGGGTGAAAACTCAAAAGGGTCTTGTGAAGGAAAAGGACCAGAGCTAGAACATGATCCCCAGAAGAAACCAGAGGgtgaaaacaagaagaaacaagACGGCAAAGACTCAAAAGGGTTTTGTGCAGGAAAAGGACCAGAGCTAAGTCTAAACAAGAAGAATCCAGAGGGTGAAAACTCAAAAGGGTCTGGTGAAGGAAAAGGACCAGAGCTAGAACACGATCCCCAGAAGAAACCACGCAGTCGAAACAGGAAGAAACCACGCAGTCGAAACAAGAAGAAACCAGAGGGTGAAGACTCAAAAGGGTCTGGTGAAGGAAAAGGACCAGAGCTAAAACATGATCCCCAGAAGGAACCAGGCAGTTCAAACAAGATGAAACCAGGGGGTGAAAACTCAAAAGGGTCTTGTGAAGGAGAAGGACCAGAGCTAAAACATGATCCCCAGAAGAAACCAGAGGGCgaaaacaagaaacaagagGGTGAAAACTCAAGAGGGTCGTGTGAAGGAAAAGGACCAGAGCTAAAACATGATCCCCATAAGAAACCAGAGGgtgaaaacaagaagaaacaagAGGGTGAAAACTCAGGAGGGTCCTGTGAAGGAAAAGGACCAGAGCTAAAACATGATCCCGATAAGAAACCAGAGGGTGAAAACAAGAAGGTGGCTAGAGCAAGAAAAGGAGtttcattgaaaaaatcagTAGTTACAAGATCAAAAAGACGTGTTAGCCTAACAAAACTGGacaagggaaagaaaaaccCACTTTGCTGCGAAAGTAGAAGGGGAATGACAGCAAGCTGA
- the LOC7465211 gene encoding uncharacterized protein LOC7465211 isoform X1: MGEGGGGGAGAQYVNAKTSVWWDIENCAVPRGCDPHAIAQNISSALVEMNYRGPVSISAYGDTHGINSTAQQALSSTGIALNHVPASGVKDASDKKILVDMLFWAVDNPAPANYLLISGDRDFSNALHQLRMRRYNILLAQPKRASVPLVAAAKNVWLWTSLLAGGRPLPEGESQQLGSKNYTSSPGTTEIPVSGAAQTKEPVDSYSGKPYVANQNSPSTSRRDRGRANTIQRNPSQTNASKTTNTPFYPSAPPPMPARPYGTSYTSAPSTRVPAFGSWNNFRHPVSSCPQRRNAGLEHDPKKSKGFCAGKRPEPSKNKKKPEGENSKGSCARRGAEVKHDPQKKPRSENKKKPEGGNSKGSCGGKGPELKPDPSKKPEGENKKVASARKGVSMKKPVVPRSKRHVSVTKQDKGKKKPPAAKARVRK; this comes from the exons ATGGGCGagggcggaggaggaggagcagggGCACAGTATGTGAATGCGAAGACATCAGTTTGGTGGGACATAGAGAACTGTGCTGTACCGAGAGGCTGTGACCCTCATGCCATAGCACAAAACATAAGCTCAGCTCTTGTCGAGATGAATTATCGCGGTCCTGTCTCTATTTCCGCTTATGGTGACACTCATGGTATCAACTCAACTGCTCAACAGGCTCTTTCTAGCACTGGGATTGCTCTCAATCATGTCCCTGCTTCAG GTGTTAAAGATGCAAGTGACAAGAAGATTCTTGTTGATATGTTGTTCTGGGCGGTGGACAATCCTGCGCCAGCAAATTACTTGTTGATTTCTGGTGATCGAGACTTCTCCAACGCTCTTCACCAGTTGAGAATGAGGAGATACAATATTCTTCTAGCACAGCCCAAGAGAGCATCCGTACCCCTTGTTGCGGCCGCAAAGAATGTATGGCTTTGGACGAGTCTCTTGGCTGGAGGAAGGCCACTCCCTGAAGGTGAATCACAACAACTCGGTAGCAAAAACTACACGTCCAGTCCAGGCACGACAGAGATTCCAGTGTCTGGTGCCGCTCAAACGAAGGAACCAGTAGATTCCTATTCTGGGAAACCGTATGTGGCAAATCAGAACTCTCCTTCCACATCAAGGCGTGATAGAGGGAGAGCGAATACAATCCAAAGAAACCCGAGTCAAACAAATGCATCGAAAACAACAAACACGCCTTTTTACCCCAGTGCTCCTCCTCCAATGCCTGCCAGACCCTACGGAACTAGCTATACCTCTGCACCATCTACAAGAGTGCCTGCTTTTGGTAGTTGGAACAATTTTAGACACCCTGTCAGCTCTTGCCCTCAACGACGAAATGCAGGGCTAGAGCATGATCCCAAGAAATCAAAAGGGTTTTGTGCTGGAAAAAGACCAGAGCCAagtaaaaacaagaagaaaccaGAGGGTGAAAACTCAAAAGGGTCTTGTGCAAGAAGAGGAGCAGAGGTAAAACATGATCCCCAGAAGAAACCACGCAgtgaaaacaagaagaaaccaGAGGGTGGAAACTCAAAAGGGTCTTGTGGAGGAAAAGGACCAGAGCTAAAACCTGACCCCAGTAAGAAACCAGAGGGTGAAAACAAGAAAGTGGCCAGTGCAAGAAAAGGTGTTTCAATGAAAAAACCAGTTGTTCCTAGATCAAAAAGACATGTTAGCGTAACAAAACAGGACAAAGGTAAGAAAAAACCACCTGCTGCGAAAGCAAGAGTGCGAAAGTAA
- the LOC7465211 gene encoding uncharacterized protein LOC7465211 isoform X2, whose translation MCSGVKDASDKKILVDMLFWAVDNPAPANYLLISGDRDFSNALHQLRMRRYNILLAQPKRASVPLVAAAKNVWLWTSLLAGGRPLPEGESQQLGSKNYTSSPGTTEIPVSGAAQTKEPVDSYSGKPYVANQNSPSTSRRDRGRANTIQRNPSQTNASKTTNTPFYPSAPPPMPARPYGTSYTSAPSTRVPAFGSWNNFRHPVSSCPQRRNAGLEHDPKKSKGFCAGKRPEPSKNKKKPEGENSKGSCARRGAEVKHDPQKKPRSENKKKPEGGNSKGSCGGKGPELKPDPSKKPEGENKKVASARKGVSMKKPVVPRSKRHVSVTKQDKGKKKPPAAKARVRK comes from the exons ATGTGTTCTG GTGTTAAAGATGCAAGTGACAAGAAGATTCTTGTTGATATGTTGTTCTGGGCGGTGGACAATCCTGCGCCAGCAAATTACTTGTTGATTTCTGGTGATCGAGACTTCTCCAACGCTCTTCACCAGTTGAGAATGAGGAGATACAATATTCTTCTAGCACAGCCCAAGAGAGCATCCGTACCCCTTGTTGCGGCCGCAAAGAATGTATGGCTTTGGACGAGTCTCTTGGCTGGAGGAAGGCCACTCCCTGAAGGTGAATCACAACAACTCGGTAGCAAAAACTACACGTCCAGTCCAGGCACGACAGAGATTCCAGTGTCTGGTGCCGCTCAAACGAAGGAACCAGTAGATTCCTATTCTGGGAAACCGTATGTGGCAAATCAGAACTCTCCTTCCACATCAAGGCGTGATAGAGGGAGAGCGAATACAATCCAAAGAAACCCGAGTCAAACAAATGCATCGAAAACAACAAACACGCCTTTTTACCCCAGTGCTCCTCCTCCAATGCCTGCCAGACCCTACGGAACTAGCTATACCTCTGCACCATCTACAAGAGTGCCTGCTTTTGGTAGTTGGAACAATTTTAGACACCCTGTCAGCTCTTGCCCTCAACGACGAAATGCAGGGCTAGAGCATGATCCCAAGAAATCAAAAGGGTTTTGTGCTGGAAAAAGACCAGAGCCAagtaaaaacaagaagaaaccaGAGGGTGAAAACTCAAAAGGGTCTTGTGCAAGAAGAGGAGCAGAGGTAAAACATGATCCCCAGAAGAAACCACGCAgtgaaaacaagaagaaaccaGAGGGTGGAAACTCAAAAGGGTCTTGTGGAGGAAAAGGACCAGAGCTAAAACCTGACCCCAGTAAGAAACCAGAGGGTGAAAACAAGAAAGTGGCCAGTGCAAGAAAAGGTGTTTCAATGAAAAAACCAGTTGTTCCTAGATCAAAAAGACATGTTAGCGTAACAAAACAGGACAAAGGTAAGAAAAAACCACCTGCTGCGAAAGCAAGAGTGCGAAAGTAA
- the LOC7465213 gene encoding uncharacterized protein LOC7465213 isoform X1, protein MSAMDRGGGGGGADAQYVRAKTSVWWDIENCAVPRGCDPHAIAQNISSALVEMNYCGPVSISAYGDTHGINPAAQMALSSTGIALNHVPAGVKDASDKKILVDMLFWAVDNPAPANYLLISGDRDFSNALHQLRMRRYNILLAQPQTASAALVAAAKSVWLWTSLLAGGQPLPEVELQQLRSKNYTSTPNTTQIPSSDTAQIKEPVDSYSEKPYVANQKSPSTSRHPRGRANATLRNPSQTNASKTTNTPFYPSAPPPIPARPNGTSSTSAPSTRVPAFDSLNNFGHPASSSPQPRNPELKHDSKNKPDSKKNKKSKGENSKGSGEGKGPELIQNKKNPEGENSKGSGEGKGPELKHDLQKEPGSSNKKKPGGENSKGSCEGKGPELEHDPRKKPEGENKKKQDGKNSKGSGAGKGPELSQNKKNPEGENSKGSGEGKGPQLKHDLQKEPGISNKKKPGGENSKGSCEGKGPELEHDPQKKPEGENKKKQDGKDSKGFCAGKGPELSLNKKNPEGENSKGSGEGKGPELEHDPQKKPRSRNRKKPRSRNKKKPEGEDSKGSGEGKGPELKHDPQKEPGSSNKMKPGGENSKGSCEGEGPELKHDPQKKPEGENKKQEGENSRGSCEGKGPELKHDPHKKPEGENKKKQEGENSGGSCEGKGPELKHDPDKKPEGENKKVARARKGVSLKKSVVTRSKRRVSLTKLDKGKKNPLCCESRRGMTAS, encoded by the exons ATGTCAGCAATGgacagaggaggaggaggaggaggagcagacGCACAGTATGTGCGTGCCAAGACATCAGTTTGGTGGGACATAGAGAACTGCGCTGTACCGAGAGGCTGTGACCCTCATGCCATAGCACAAAACATAAGCTCAGCTCTTGTCGAGATGAATTATTGTGGTCCTGTCTCTATTTCCGCTTATGGTGACACTCATGGTATCAATCCTGCTGCTCAAATGGCTCTTTCTAGTACTGGGATTGCTCTCAATCATGTCCCTGCAG GTGTTAAAGATGCAAGTGACAAGAAGATTCTTGTTGATATGTTGTTCTGGGCGGTGGACAATCCTGCGCCAGCAAATTACTTGTTGATTTCTGGTGATCGAGACTTCTCCAACGCTCTTCATCAGTTGAGAATGAGGAGATACAATATTCTCCTAGCACAGCCCCAGACAGCATCCGCAGCCCTTGTTGCGGCTGCAAAGAGTGTATGGCTTTGGACGAGTCTCTTGGCTGGAGGACAGCCACTCCCTGAAGTTGAATTACAACAACTCCGTAGCAAAAACTACACGTCCACTCCAAACACGACACAGATTCCATCGTCCGATACCGCTCAAATAAAGGAACCAGTAGATTCCTATTCTGAGAAACCGTATGTGGCAAATCAGAAGTCTCCTTCCACATCAAGGCATCCTAGAGGGAGAGCGAACGCAACCCTAAGAAACCCGAGTCAAACAAATGcatcaaaaacaacaaacacGCCTTTTTACCCCAGTGCTCCTCCTCCAATTCCTGCCAGACCCAACGGAACTAGCTCCACCTCTGCACCATCTACAAGAGTGCCTGCTTTTGATAGTTTGAACAATTTTGGACACCCTGCCAGCTCTAGCCCTCAACCACGAAATCCAGAGCTAAAGCATGATTCCAAGAATAAACcagacagtaaaaaaaataagaaatcaaaaggtgAAAACTCAAAAGGGTCTGGTGAAGGAAAAGGACCAGAGCTaattcaaaacaagaagaatCCAGAGGGTGAAAACTCGAAAGGGTCTGGTGAAGGAAAAGGACCAGAGCTAAAACATGATCTCCAGAAGGAACCAGGCagttcaaacaagaagaaaccAGGGGGTGAAAACTCAAAAGGGTCTTGTGAAGGAAAAGGACCAGAGCTTGAACATGATCCCCGGAAGAAACCAGAGGgtgaaaacaagaagaaacaagACGGCAAAAACTCAAAAGGGTCTGGTGCAGGAAAAGGACCAGAGCTAAGTCAAAACAAGAAGAATCCAGAGGGTGAAAACTCAAAAGGGTCTGGTGAAGGAAAAGGACCACAGCTAAAACATGATCTCCAGAAGGAACCAGGCatttcaaacaagaagaaaccAGGGGGTGAAAACTCAAAAGGGTCTTGTGAAGGAAAAGGACCAGAGCTAGAACATGATCCCCAGAAGAAACCAGAGGgtgaaaacaagaagaaacaagACGGCAAAGACTCAAAAGGGTTTTGTGCAGGAAAAGGACCAGAGCTAAGTCTAAACAAGAAGAATCCAGAGGGTGAAAACTCAAAAGGGTCTGGTGAAGGAAAAGGACCAGAGCTAGAACACGATCCCCAGAAGAAACCACGCAGTCGAAACAGGAAGAAACCACGCAGTCGAAACAAGAAGAAACCAGAGGGTGAAGACTCAAAAGGGTCTGGTGAAGGAAAAGGACCAGAGCTAAAACATGATCCCCAGAAGGAACCAGGCAGTTCAAACAAGATGAAACCAGGGGGTGAAAACTCAAAAGGGTCTTGTGAAGGAGAAGGACCAGAGCTAAAACATGATCCCCAGAAGAAACCAGAGGGCgaaaacaagaaacaagagGGTGAAAACTCAAGAGGGTCGTGTGAAGGAAAAGGACCAGAGCTAAAACATGATCCCCATAAGAAACCAGAGGgtgaaaacaagaagaaacaagAGGGTGAAAACTCAGGAGGGTCCTGTGAAGGAAAAGGACCAGAGCTAAAACATGATCCCGATAAGAAACCAGAGGGTGAAAACAAGAAGGTGGCTAGAGCAAGAAAAGGAGtttcattgaaaaaatcagTAGTTACAAGATCAAAAAGACGTGTTAGCCTAACAAAACTGGacaagggaaagaaaaaccCACTTTGCTGCGAAAGTAGAAGGGGAATGACAGCAAGCTGA
- the LOC7465213 gene encoding uncharacterized protein LOC7465213 isoform X3, with protein sequence MISFIRSQVLLLKEEKCRCCNISRICSGVKDASDKKILVDMLFWAVDNPAPANYLLISGDRDFSNALHQLRMRRYNILLAQPQTASAALVAAAKSVWLWTSLLAGGQPLPEVELQQLRSKNYTSTPNTTQIPSSDTAQIKEPVDSYSEKPYVANQKSPSTSRHPRGRANATLRNPSQTNASKTTNTPFYPSAPPPIPARPNGTSSTSAPSTRVPAFDSLNNFGHPASSSPQPRNPELKHDSKNKPDSKKNKKSKGENSKGSGEGKGPELIQNKKNPEGENSKGSGEGKGPELKHDLQKEPGSSNKKKPGGENSKGSCEGKGPELEHDPRKKPEGENKKKQDGKNSKGSGAGKGPELSQNKKNPEGENSKGSGEGKGPQLKHDLQKEPGISNKKKPGGENSKGSCEGKGPELEHDPQKKPEGENKKKQDGKDSKGFCAGKGPELSLNKKNPEGENSKGSGEGKGPELEHDPQKKPRSRNRKKPRSRNKKKPEGEDSKGSGEGKGPELKHDPQKEPGSSNKMKPGGENSKGSCEGEGPELKHDPQKKPEGENKKQEGENSRGSCEGKGPELKHDPHKKPEGENKKKQEGENSGGSCEGKGPELKHDPDKKPEGENKKVARARKGVSLKKSVVTRSKRRVSLTKLDKGKKNPLCCESRRGMTAS encoded by the exons atgatttcttttattagaTCTCAAGTTTTGTTATTGAAAGAGGAGAAGTGCAGGTGCTGCAACATCAGCAGGATATGTTCTG GTGTTAAAGATGCAAGTGACAAGAAGATTCTTGTTGATATGTTGTTCTGGGCGGTGGACAATCCTGCGCCAGCAAATTACTTGTTGATTTCTGGTGATCGAGACTTCTCCAACGCTCTTCATCAGTTGAGAATGAGGAGATACAATATTCTCCTAGCACAGCCCCAGACAGCATCCGCAGCCCTTGTTGCGGCTGCAAAGAGTGTATGGCTTTGGACGAGTCTCTTGGCTGGAGGACAGCCACTCCCTGAAGTTGAATTACAACAACTCCGTAGCAAAAACTACACGTCCACTCCAAACACGACACAGATTCCATCGTCCGATACCGCTCAAATAAAGGAACCAGTAGATTCCTATTCTGAGAAACCGTATGTGGCAAATCAGAAGTCTCCTTCCACATCAAGGCATCCTAGAGGGAGAGCGAACGCAACCCTAAGAAACCCGAGTCAAACAAATGcatcaaaaacaacaaacacGCCTTTTTACCCCAGTGCTCCTCCTCCAATTCCTGCCAGACCCAACGGAACTAGCTCCACCTCTGCACCATCTACAAGAGTGCCTGCTTTTGATAGTTTGAACAATTTTGGACACCCTGCCAGCTCTAGCCCTCAACCACGAAATCCAGAGCTAAAGCATGATTCCAAGAATAAACcagacagtaaaaaaaataagaaatcaaaaggtgAAAACTCAAAAGGGTCTGGTGAAGGAAAAGGACCAGAGCTaattcaaaacaagaagaatCCAGAGGGTGAAAACTCGAAAGGGTCTGGTGAAGGAAAAGGACCAGAGCTAAAACATGATCTCCAGAAGGAACCAGGCagttcaaacaagaagaaaccAGGGGGTGAAAACTCAAAAGGGTCTTGTGAAGGAAAAGGACCAGAGCTTGAACATGATCCCCGGAAGAAACCAGAGGgtgaaaacaagaagaaacaagACGGCAAAAACTCAAAAGGGTCTGGTGCAGGAAAAGGACCAGAGCTAAGTCAAAACAAGAAGAATCCAGAGGGTGAAAACTCAAAAGGGTCTGGTGAAGGAAAAGGACCACAGCTAAAACATGATCTCCAGAAGGAACCAGGCatttcaaacaagaagaaaccAGGGGGTGAAAACTCAAAAGGGTCTTGTGAAGGAAAAGGACCAGAGCTAGAACATGATCCCCAGAAGAAACCAGAGGgtgaaaacaagaagaaacaagACGGCAAAGACTCAAAAGGGTTTTGTGCAGGAAAAGGACCAGAGCTAAGTCTAAACAAGAAGAATCCAGAGGGTGAAAACTCAAAAGGGTCTGGTGAAGGAAAAGGACCAGAGCTAGAACACGATCCCCAGAAGAAACCACGCAGTCGAAACAGGAAGAAACCACGCAGTCGAAACAAGAAGAAACCAGAGGGTGAAGACTCAAAAGGGTCTGGTGAAGGAAAAGGACCAGAGCTAAAACATGATCCCCAGAAGGAACCAGGCAGTTCAAACAAGATGAAACCAGGGGGTGAAAACTCAAAAGGGTCTTGTGAAGGAGAAGGACCAGAGCTAAAACATGATCCCCAGAAGAAACCAGAGGGCgaaaacaagaaacaagagGGTGAAAACTCAAGAGGGTCGTGTGAAGGAAAAGGACCAGAGCTAAAACATGATCCCCATAAGAAACCAGAGGgtgaaaacaagaagaaacaagAGGGTGAAAACTCAGGAGGGTCCTGTGAAGGAAAAGGACCAGAGCTAAAACATGATCCCGATAAGAAACCAGAGGGTGAAAACAAGAAGGTGGCTAGAGCAAGAAAAGGAGtttcattgaaaaaatcagTAGTTACAAGATCAAAAAGACGTGTTAGCCTAACAAAACTGGacaagggaaagaaaaaccCACTTTGCTGCGAAAGTAGAAGGGGAATGACAGCAAGCTGA
- the LOC7465213 gene encoding uncharacterized protein LOC7465213 isoform X4: protein MLFWAVDNPAPANYLLISGDRDFSNALHQLRMRRYNILLAQPQTASAALVAAAKSVWLWTSLLAGGQPLPEVELQQLRSKNYTSTPNTTQIPSSDTAQIKEPVDSYSEKPYVANQKSPSTSRHPRGRANATLRNPSQTNASKTTNTPFYPSAPPPIPARPNGTSSTSAPSTRVPAFDSLNNFGHPASSSPQPRNPELKHDSKNKPDSKKNKKSKGENSKGSGEGKGPELIQNKKNPEGENSKGSGEGKGPELKHDLQKEPGSSNKKKPGGENSKGSCEGKGPELEHDPRKKPEGENKKKQDGKNSKGSGAGKGPELSQNKKNPEGENSKGSGEGKGPQLKHDLQKEPGISNKKKPGGENSKGSCEGKGPELEHDPQKKPEGENKKKQDGKDSKGFCAGKGPELSLNKKNPEGENSKGSGEGKGPELEHDPQKKPRSRNRKKPRSRNKKKPEGEDSKGSGEGKGPELKHDPQKEPGSSNKMKPGGENSKGSCEGEGPELKHDPQKKPEGENKKQEGENSRGSCEGKGPELKHDPHKKPEGENKKKQEGENSGGSCEGKGPELKHDPDKKPEGENKKVARARKGVSLKKSVVTRSKRRVSLTKLDKGKKNPLCCESRRGMTAS from the coding sequence ATGTTGTTCTGGGCGGTGGACAATCCTGCGCCAGCAAATTACTTGTTGATTTCTGGTGATCGAGACTTCTCCAACGCTCTTCATCAGTTGAGAATGAGGAGATACAATATTCTCCTAGCACAGCCCCAGACAGCATCCGCAGCCCTTGTTGCGGCTGCAAAGAGTGTATGGCTTTGGACGAGTCTCTTGGCTGGAGGACAGCCACTCCCTGAAGTTGAATTACAACAACTCCGTAGCAAAAACTACACGTCCACTCCAAACACGACACAGATTCCATCGTCCGATACCGCTCAAATAAAGGAACCAGTAGATTCCTATTCTGAGAAACCGTATGTGGCAAATCAGAAGTCTCCTTCCACATCAAGGCATCCTAGAGGGAGAGCGAACGCAACCCTAAGAAACCCGAGTCAAACAAATGcatcaaaaacaacaaacacGCCTTTTTACCCCAGTGCTCCTCCTCCAATTCCTGCCAGACCCAACGGAACTAGCTCCACCTCTGCACCATCTACAAGAGTGCCTGCTTTTGATAGTTTGAACAATTTTGGACACCCTGCCAGCTCTAGCCCTCAACCACGAAATCCAGAGCTAAAGCATGATTCCAAGAATAAACcagacagtaaaaaaaataagaaatcaaaaggtgAAAACTCAAAAGGGTCTGGTGAAGGAAAAGGACCAGAGCTaattcaaaacaagaagaatCCAGAGGGTGAAAACTCGAAAGGGTCTGGTGAAGGAAAAGGACCAGAGCTAAAACATGATCTCCAGAAGGAACCAGGCagttcaaacaagaagaaaccAGGGGGTGAAAACTCAAAAGGGTCTTGTGAAGGAAAAGGACCAGAGCTTGAACATGATCCCCGGAAGAAACCAGAGGgtgaaaacaagaagaaacaagACGGCAAAAACTCAAAAGGGTCTGGTGCAGGAAAAGGACCAGAGCTAAGTCAAAACAAGAAGAATCCAGAGGGTGAAAACTCAAAAGGGTCTGGTGAAGGAAAAGGACCACAGCTAAAACATGATCTCCAGAAGGAACCAGGCatttcaaacaagaagaaaccAGGGGGTGAAAACTCAAAAGGGTCTTGTGAAGGAAAAGGACCAGAGCTAGAACATGATCCCCAGAAGAAACCAGAGGgtgaaaacaagaagaaacaagACGGCAAAGACTCAAAAGGGTTTTGTGCAGGAAAAGGACCAGAGCTAAGTCTAAACAAGAAGAATCCAGAGGGTGAAAACTCAAAAGGGTCTGGTGAAGGAAAAGGACCAGAGCTAGAACACGATCCCCAGAAGAAACCACGCAGTCGAAACAGGAAGAAACCACGCAGTCGAAACAAGAAGAAACCAGAGGGTGAAGACTCAAAAGGGTCTGGTGAAGGAAAAGGACCAGAGCTAAAACATGATCCCCAGAAGGAACCAGGCAGTTCAAACAAGATGAAACCAGGGGGTGAAAACTCAAAAGGGTCTTGTGAAGGAGAAGGACCAGAGCTAAAACATGATCCCCAGAAGAAACCAGAGGGCgaaaacaagaaacaagagGGTGAAAACTCAAGAGGGTCGTGTGAAGGAAAAGGACCAGAGCTAAAACATGATCCCCATAAGAAACCAGAGGgtgaaaacaagaagaaacaagAGGGTGAAAACTCAGGAGGGTCCTGTGAAGGAAAAGGACCAGAGCTAAAACATGATCCCGATAAGAAACCAGAGGGTGAAAACAAGAAGGTGGCTAGAGCAAGAAAAGGAGtttcattgaaaaaatcagTAGTTACAAGATCAAAAAGACGTGTTAGCCTAACAAAACTGGacaagggaaagaaaaaccCACTTTGCTGCGAAAGTAGAAGGGGAATGACAGCAAGCTGA